The stretch of DNA CATGCACGGACAGCCCCGCGTCCAGCTGCCCGCCGCGCTCGCCGCGGCGCTGGCGATGACGGTCTTCGCCCTGACCGGCACCCAGCCGCCCGCCGTGGCGTACACGGCCGTGGCGGCGGCCGGGCTCTTCACCCCGCCGCTGGAGGGCGGTCTGCGGGCGCTGTGGCCCTCGGTGCTGCGCAGGGACGACCAGGTGCACACGGCCTACGCGATGGACGCCGTCGCACAGGAAGTGATGTTCACCGTCGGCCCGTTGCTCGTGACCCTCTGCGTCTCGCTGTGGTCGGCGCAGGCGGCGCTGGTGGTGCTGAACGCCGTCGGCGTACTGGGCGCGCTGTCCGTGGTCGTCTCGCCGCCCTCGCGGGCCTGGCGTTCGGCGCCCCGGGAGGCGCACTGGCTGGGCGCGCTGCGCTCGCCCGGCCTGCTGGCGCTGCTCGGCGCATTCCTCTTCGTCGGTGTCGCCATGGGCTCCATCACGGTGGCGGCGGTGCCCTACGCGGACGACCACGGCGGAGACGCGGTCTACGGTTGGCTGATGGCCGCCCTGGGGCTGGGCGCGCTGGTCGGCGGCGCCGTCTACGGCGCGCGCCAGTGGGCCGGCGCGCCCGAGCGGCGACTGCGCCTGCTGGTGGGTCTTCTGGCGGTGTGTTACCTGCCGCTGCTGCTGATGCCCGGAGCGGTGGCCATGGTGGCGCTGACGGTGCTGGCCGGGGTGTTCCTGGCGCCCTGCATCGCCTGCGCGTTCATCATCGTGGACCGGCACGCGCCGGCCGGCACGGTGACGGAGGCCTTCTCCTGGCTGGTGACGACGTTCACCGTGGGCGCGTCCGTCGGAACGGGTGTCGCGGGCCCGGTGGTCGAGGCGGGCGGCGCGCTCTGGGGCTTCGCGGTGCCGGGCGTCGCCGGGGCCGTGTCGCTGCTGGTGTTGCTGGTCACCGGGCGGGTCCTCACAGCTCCCGTTGGGCGGGCGGTGGTTGCTGCTTCATCGGAAAATGATCCAAATCGTGCTGCCGAACCCCGTTTGAGCGCAGAGGATCGGGCGTAATGTTCAGTCATGGACCGCCGCATTTTCGGGCTGGAGAACGAGTACGGCGTCACGTGCACGTTCAGGGGACAGCGCCGCCTGTCGCCTGACGAGGTGGCGCGGTACCTCTTCCGCCGTGTCGTGTCATGGGGCCGCAGCAGCAATGTGTTTCTGCGAAACGGCGCCCGGCTCTATCTCGACGTGGGATCACACCCGGAATACGCGACACCCGAGTGTGACAATGTGATCGAACTGGTCACCCACGACAAGGCCGGCGAGCGCATTCTCGAAGGACTCCTGGTGGACGCGGAACGACGCCTGCACGAGGAGGGAATCGCGGGCGACGTCTACCTTTTCAAGAACAACACCGACTCGGCGGGCAACTCCTACGGCTGCCACGAGAACTATCTGGTGGCACGGCACGGAGAGTTCTCGCGTCTCGCGGACATCCTCATCCCGTTCCTGGTCACCAGGCAGCTGCTCTGCGGGGCGGGCAAGGTGCTGCAGACCCCGCGCGGGGCGGTGTACTGCGTGAGCCAGCGGGCCGAGCACATCTGGGAGGGCGTCTCCTCGGCGACCACCCGTTCGCGGCCCATCATCAACACCCGCGACGAGCCGCACGCGGACGCGGAGCGCTACCGGCGGCTGCACGTCATCGTCGGCGACTCCAACATGTCCGAGACGACGATGCTGCTCAAGGTGGGCGCGACCGACCTGGTGCTGCGCATGATCGAGGCGGGCACGGTGATGCGCGACCTGACCCTGGAGAACCCGATCCGGGCGATCCGCGAGGTCAGCCACGACATCACGGGCCGCCGCAAGGTGCGCCTGGCCAGCGGCCGGGAGGCCTCCGCGCTGGAGGTGCAGCGGGAGTACTACGAGAAGGCCGTGGACTTCTGCGAGCGGCGCGGTATCCGCACCGGCACGGTGGAGCAGGTGCTGGAGCTGTGGGGCCGTACGCTGGACGCGATCGAGACCGAGGACCTCGACCGCATCGGCACCGAGATCGACTGGGTGATGAAGTACAAGCTCATCGAGCGGTACCGGGCCAAGCACAACATGACCATGTCGCACCCGCGGGTCGCCCAGATAGACCTCGCCTACCACGACATCCACCGCCGTCGTGGCCTGTACTACCTGCTGGAGAAGAAGGGTCAAGCCACCCGGATCTGCAACGACATGAAGATCTTCGAGGGCAAGTCGGTTCCCCCGCAGACCACTCGGGCACGGCTGCGCGGCGACTTCATCCGGCGGGCGCAGGAACAGCGCAGGGACTTCACCGTCGACTGGGTGCACCTGAAGCTCAACGACCAGGCACAGCGGACGGTGTTGTGCAAGGACCCGTTCCGTTCGGTGGACGACCGGGTGGAGAAGCTGATCGCCGGAATGTGAGCCCGGCGGGACGAGGACGCCGGATCAACACGAGAACCGGAACGCCACACGGGCGCCGTACGTTCACCGTACGGCGCTCCGCTCACGACGTAGAGTTGCGCGCACGCCATCAGAAGATCGACCGATTACGAGGCCCCCACCGTGCGCCGACGCTCACTTCTTCTTTCCGTACCCGCGGGACTTGTCACCCTGGCCGCCTGCGGCAACGACAAGGCCGGTTCGAGCAAGGCCAGCGAGAGCGCGTCGCCGTCGCCCTCCGAGCCGTCCGCGGCGCCCTCGCCGAAGATCGTCTCCGGGCCGCTGCCGGCGATCACCGCGGGCACGAAGTTCGGCGAGAAGCCGACCGTCGCCAAGGGCAGTGGTGAACCGTCGAAGGACATCGCCGTCAAGACGGTGATCGCGGGCGGTGGCCGCACCATCGCGGAGAACGACTACGTCCAGGCGCACTACCTGGGCCAGATCTGGAACTCGGCGAAGCTCTTCGACAACTCCTACGACCGCAAGGCCCCCCTGGTCATCCAGCTCGCCCAGGGCACGATCATCGACGGCTGGCGCTATGCCCTCGCCGGCAAGAAGGTGGGCAGCCGCGTCCTGTTCTCCGTGCCGCCCACCTGGGGATACGGCACGCAGGGCAACGCCCAGGCCGGGATCAAGGGCACCGACACGCTGGTGTTCGTCGTCGACCTCCAGGACACCTTCAACTCCAAGAGCTCGGCCAAGGGCAAGACGGTCGCCCAGGACAACGCCGACCTGCCCAAGATCGGCACCAACACCGACGGCGCCGCCCCGTCCATCACCGTGCCCAGGACGGCCGCGCCCAAGAAGCTCGTGGCCGACTACGTGATCGAGGGCGACGGTCCCGTGGTCAAGCCGGAGAACACCGTGCTCGTCCAGTACAAGGGCGTGCTGTGGGACGGCGGCAAGGAGTTCGACTCGACGTACAAGCGCGATGCGCTGACCTCGTTCTCCCTCCAGCAGGTCGTCAAGGGCTGGGCCGACGGACTGGCCGGCAAGAAGGTCGGCAGCCGGGTCCTGATCGTCGTTCCGCCGGCCCTGGGCTACGGCGACAACCCGCCCCCCAACAGCGGCATCAAGAAGGACTCGGTGCTGGTCTTCACGGTGGACATCCTGGCGGCGATGTAGCACCGCGCCACGGTCTCCCGGCGCGGGCGCGCACCCGGCGGGGATGTCAGACTGTGCAGGTTGCCTTGTCGTAGATGAGCAGGAGAAACACGTGAGCATCGAGAAGCCCGAGATCGACTTCCCGGGCGGCGAGCCCCCGGCGGATCTCGAGATCAAGGAGATCTGGGAGGGCGACGGGCCCGTGGCCAAGGCCGGCGACACCGTCGCCGTCCACTACGTCGGCGTGGCCTTCTCCACCGGCGAGGAGTTCGA from Streptomyces sp. 6-11-2 encodes:
- a CDS encoding MFS transporter, whose translation is MAVGFGGYLEILRARHAARLLTGTLVGRLPNATAAIAIVLFVRAEGGTYSLAGALAAVYGVANAVGQPVLGRLVDMHGQPRVQLPAALAAALAMTVFALTGTQPPAVAYTAVAAAGLFTPPLEGGLRALWPSVLRRDDQVHTAYAMDAVAQEVMFTVGPLLVTLCVSLWSAQAALVVLNAVGVLGALSVVVSPPSRAWRSAPREAHWLGALRSPGLLALLGAFLFVGVAMGSITVAAVPYADDHGGDAVYGWLMAALGLGALVGGAVYGARQWAGAPERRLRLLVGLLAVCYLPLLLMPGAVAMVALTVLAGVFLAPCIACAFIIVDRHAPAGTVTEAFSWLVTTFTVGASVGTGVAGPVVEAGGALWGFAVPGVAGAVSLLVLLVTGRVLTAPVGRAVVAASSENDPNRAAEPRLSAEDRA
- a CDS encoding FKBP-type peptidyl-prolyl cis-trans isomerase — translated: MRRRSLLLSVPAGLVTLAACGNDKAGSSKASESASPSPSEPSAAPSPKIVSGPLPAITAGTKFGEKPTVAKGSGEPSKDIAVKTVIAGGGRTIAENDYVQAHYLGQIWNSAKLFDNSYDRKAPLVIQLAQGTIIDGWRYALAGKKVGSRVLFSVPPTWGYGTQGNAQAGIKGTDTLVFVVDLQDTFNSKSSAKGKTVAQDNADLPKIGTNTDGAAPSITVPRTAAPKKLVADYVIEGDGPVVKPENTVLVQYKGVLWDGGKEFDSTYKRDALTSFSLQQVVKGWADGLAGKKVGSRVLIVVPPALGYGDNPPPNSGIKKDSVLVFTVDILAAM
- the pafA gene encoding Pup--protein ligase — its product is MDRRIFGLENEYGVTCTFRGQRRLSPDEVARYLFRRVVSWGRSSNVFLRNGARLYLDVGSHPEYATPECDNVIELVTHDKAGERILEGLLVDAERRLHEEGIAGDVYLFKNNTDSAGNSYGCHENYLVARHGEFSRLADILIPFLVTRQLLCGAGKVLQTPRGAVYCVSQRAEHIWEGVSSATTRSRPIINTRDEPHADAERYRRLHVIVGDSNMSETTMLLKVGATDLVLRMIEAGTVMRDLTLENPIRAIREVSHDITGRRKVRLASGREASALEVQREYYEKAVDFCERRGIRTGTVEQVLELWGRTLDAIETEDLDRIGTEIDWVMKYKLIERYRAKHNMTMSHPRVAQIDLAYHDIHRRRGLYYLLEKKGQATRICNDMKIFEGKSVPPQTTRARLRGDFIRRAQEQRRDFTVDWVHLKLNDQAQRTVLCKDPFRSVDDRVEKLIAGM